A genomic region of Xanthomonas campestris pv. phormiicola contains the following coding sequences:
- a CDS encoding CBS domain-containing protein, whose protein sequence is MSEDDSSSSPPETHEKRRGWLERLSSVFSGDPHTRDDLVEVLRDAQHDGLIAADTLRMMEGALSVSELTVGDVMVSRSQMVSLSAESRFLDLMKQVVESGHSRFPVHGENKDDILGILLAKDLLRGVVADHGPGTVRELLRPAVLIPESKKLNVLLKEFRLSRNHMAIVVDEYGGVAGLVTIEDVLEQIVGEIDDEHDDAEDEASLIAAQADGQYVVDALTPIEDFNERFGADFSDDDYDTVGGLVTEAIGHLPETGEELTLGRFAFRVARADARRVQAFHVTILPPDPQDDA, encoded by the coding sequence ATGTCAGAAGACGACTCTAGTAGCTCCCCTCCGGAAACCCACGAAAAACGCCGCGGCTGGCTGGAACGCCTGAGCTCGGTTTTCTCCGGCGACCCGCACACCCGCGACGACCTGGTCGAGGTGCTGCGCGACGCCCAGCACGACGGGCTGATCGCCGCCGACACCCTGCGCATGATGGAAGGCGCGCTGTCGGTGTCCGAACTCACCGTCGGCGATGTGATGGTCTCGCGCTCGCAGATGGTGTCGCTGTCGGCGGAATCGCGCTTTCTCGACCTGATGAAGCAGGTGGTCGAATCCGGCCATTCGCGCTTCCCGGTGCATGGCGAGAACAAGGACGACATCCTCGGCATCCTGCTGGCCAAGGACCTGCTGCGCGGCGTGGTCGCCGACCACGGTCCGGGCACGGTGCGCGAGCTGCTGCGCCCGGCGGTGCTGATCCCCGAGTCGAAGAAGCTCAACGTGCTGCTCAAGGAGTTCCGGCTCTCGCGCAACCACATGGCGATCGTGGTCGACGAGTACGGCGGCGTCGCCGGCCTGGTCACCATCGAGGACGTGCTGGAGCAGATCGTCGGCGAGATCGACGACGAGCACGACGATGCCGAGGACGAAGCCTCGCTGATCGCCGCGCAGGCCGACGGCCAGTACGTGGTCGACGCGCTGACCCCGATCGAGGATTTCAACGAACGCTTCGGCGCCGACTTCTCCGACGACGACTACGACACCGTCGGCGGCCTGGTCACCGAGGCCATCGGCCACCTGCCGGAAACCGGCGAGGAACTGACCCTGGGGCGCTTCGCGTTCCGCGTGGCGCGCGCCGACGCGCGCCGGGTGCAGGCCTTCCACGTCACCATCCTGCCGCCCGACCCGCAGGACGACGCTTGA
- the ybeY gene encoding rRNA maturation RNase YbeY encodes MTKGPVHLDVGVSYALPRAGLPAAASFRKWVAAALKGRIREADLAIRLVDDKEGRSLNHHYRGKDYATNVLSFPAELPEGLPKGVKLPLLGDLVICAPVVAREAAEQGKPLNAHYAHLTVHGVLHLLGWDHEDDKEADAMEQLEREILADLGVGDPYAGER; translated from the coding sequence ATGACCAAAGGTCCGGTCCACCTCGACGTCGGCGTCAGCTACGCCCTGCCCCGCGCCGGATTGCCGGCGGCGGCGAGCTTCCGCAAGTGGGTGGCGGCGGCGTTGAAGGGCCGCATCCGCGAAGCCGACCTGGCGATCCGCCTGGTCGACGACAAGGAAGGCCGCTCGCTCAACCACCACTACCGCGGCAAGGACTACGCCACCAACGTGCTCAGCTTCCCGGCCGAGCTGCCCGAAGGCCTGCCCAAGGGCGTCAAGCTGCCGCTGCTCGGCGACCTGGTGATCTGCGCGCCGGTGGTGGCGCGCGAGGCCGCCGAACAGGGCAAGCCGCTCAACGCCCATTACGCGCACCTGACCGTGCACGGCGTGCTGCACCTGCTCGGCTGGGACCACGAGGACGACAAGGAGGCCGACGCGATGGAGCAACTGGAACGCGAGATCCTGGCCGACCTGGGCGTGGGCGACCCTTACGCCGGGGAACGCTGA
- a CDS encoding PhoH family protein encodes MTTPAQRDFTLDPADTERLANLAGPFDAHLRQIELRLGVEISNRGNVYRVTGPEQAVAAAERLLQALYVEADHVTFDDQEIHLRLNQSNVDQVAQRAYQPQEVAIKVKRGTVRGRGANQAKYLHQIASHDINFGIGPAGTGKTFLAVASAVEALNESRVQRLILVRPAVEAGEKLGFLPGDLSQKVDPYLRPLYDALYEMLGVEKVVKLLEKNVIEIAPLAYMRGRTLNDAYVILDEAQNTTIEQMKMFLTRLGFGSTAVVTGDLTQIDLPKHVKSGLRDAIEVLHEVEGVSFTFFEARDVVRHPLVARIVTAYEKRDLTDKATGPAA; translated from the coding sequence ATGACCACCCCTGCGCAACGCGACTTCACCCTGGATCCCGCCGATACCGAACGCCTGGCCAACCTGGCCGGCCCGTTCGATGCGCACTTGCGGCAGATCGAACTGCGCCTGGGCGTGGAGATCTCCAACCGCGGCAACGTGTACCGGGTGACCGGGCCGGAGCAGGCGGTGGCGGCGGCCGAACGGCTGCTGCAGGCGCTGTATGTCGAGGCCGATCACGTCACCTTCGACGACCAGGAAATCCACCTGCGGCTCAACCAGTCCAACGTCGACCAGGTGGCGCAGCGCGCGTACCAGCCGCAGGAAGTGGCGATCAAGGTCAAGCGCGGCACCGTGCGCGGCCGCGGCGCCAACCAGGCCAAGTACCTGCACCAGATCGCCAGCCACGACATCAACTTCGGCATCGGCCCGGCCGGCACCGGCAAGACCTTCCTGGCCGTGGCCAGCGCGGTCGAGGCGCTGAACGAATCGCGGGTGCAGCGGCTGATCCTGGTGCGCCCGGCGGTGGAAGCCGGCGAGAAGCTGGGCTTCCTGCCCGGCGACCTCAGCCAGAAGGTCGATCCCTACCTGCGCCCGCTGTACGATGCGCTGTACGAGATGCTCGGCGTGGAAAAAGTGGTCAAGCTGCTGGAGAAGAACGTCATCGAGATCGCGCCGCTGGCGTACATGCGCGGGCGCACCCTCAACGACGCCTACGTGATCCTGGACGAGGCGCAGAACACCACCATCGAGCAGATGAAGATGTTCCTGACCCGGCTCGGCTTCGGCAGCACCGCCGTGGTCACCGGCGACCTGACCCAGATCGACCTGCCCAAGCACGTCAAGTCCGGCCTGCGCGATGCGATCGAGGTGCTGCACGAAGTCGAAGGCGTCAGCTTCACCTTCTTCGAGGCGCGCGACGTGGTGCGCCATCCGCTGGTGGCGCGCATCGTCACCGCCTACGAAAAGCGCGACCTCACCGACAAGGCGACCGGCCCGGCCGCGTGA
- a CDS encoding OsmC family protein, translated as MTDTLHHYASQLHWTGNRGSGTGDYRGYGRDYALHVAGKPPLAGSADPLFRGDPALHNPEDLFVGALAACHMLTYLALCAHAGIRVLAYDDQAQGWLQLRPGHGGRFREVALAPRVTIAADSDAARAQALHVQAHAQCFIANSCAVAVRCDATIVHAAAMPEAQR; from the coding sequence ATGACCGACACGCTGCACCACTACGCTTCGCAGTTGCACTGGACCGGCAATCGCGGCAGCGGCACCGGCGACTACCGCGGCTACGGCCGCGACTACGCGCTGCACGTTGCCGGCAAGCCGCCGCTCGCAGGCAGTGCCGATCCGCTGTTCCGCGGCGACCCTGCGCTGCACAACCCGGAAGACCTGTTCGTCGGCGCCCTCGCCGCCTGCCACATGCTGACCTACCTGGCCTTGTGCGCGCATGCCGGCATCCGCGTCCTCGCCTACGACGACCAGGCGCAGGGCTGGCTGCAGCTTCGCCCCGGCCACGGCGGACGCTTTCGCGAGGTGGCGCTGGCACCGCGGGTGACCATCGCCGCCGACAGCGACGCCGCCCGCGCGCAGGCGCTGCATGTGCAGGCCCACGCGCAATGCTTCATCGCCAACAGTTGCGCCGTCGCGGTGCGCTGCGACGCGACCATCGTGCACGCCGCGGCAATGCCGGAGGCGCAGCGATGA